Genomic segment of Streptomyces zhihengii:
GCCCTGCCACGGGGGCAGCAGGTCGATGTGGAGATGGGCGGGGTGGCCGGCGAGTTCGGGGCGGACCATGTGCTCCGGGCGGTGCAGCAAGGCGGTGATCTCCTCGGCCGGGGTGCGGGGCTCCCCCTCGGGCAGCGGGAACCGCGCGCTCACCGTCGGCAGCCATTCGGCACGGAAGCGCTCGGCGTAGCGCACGGTGTCCGGCGCGCCCAGCACATAGCCGACGGCGTTCCCGGCGCCGTCGTCCAGGACGAAGACGAAGTCCGGCTCCAGCGCGGCGTAGGGATGGGCGAAGACCGAGGGCATCAGGCCGGGGTCGGGGCAGAGGGCCGAGGAGTCCCCGCCCTCGTGGGCCGTCCTGACGCATATCTCCGCGAGCGCCGCGTGGTCGGCGGGGCGGTAGCGGCGGATGTACGGGGTGCCGGCGCCGCCGGCCGGGGTGGCGGATGTGTGCTCCATGTCCGGGATGATTTCCCCATTGGGAGCGCTCCCACAACTGCTTTCGGCCGCTCGCGCCGGGACGGGCCCGGGCGGCCGGGGGGTGTGGGGGCCGGGGGGTGCGGTGGCCGGGGCGGCCGGGGGTGCGCGGAACGGGGGCGGCCGGGGCGGTCAGCCGGGGGTGTCGGCGTGGCGGAGTTCGGCCAGGAGTTCGCTCTGGCCCGCCAGGAGTTCGGTGAGGATGCGGCGGGCCGCACGCAGGAGTTCGGCCACGTCGCCGCCGGCCAGGGCGTAGCTGACGGTGGAGCCGTCGCGGATGGATATCACGATGCCGGAGCGCCGCAGCACCGCGAGCTGCTGGGAGAGGTTGGAGGGCTCGATCTCGATCTCGTTGAGCAGTTCGCGTACGGGTACGGGGCCGTTCTGGAGCAGTTCCAGGACGCGGATGCGCACGGGGTGCCCGA
This window contains:
- a CDS encoding GNAT family N-acetyltransferase, which encodes MEHTSATPAGGAGTPYIRRYRPADHAALAEICVRTAHEGGDSSALCPDPGLMPSVFAHPYAALEPDFVFVLDDGAGNAVGYVLGAPDTVRYAERFRAEWLPTVSARFPLPEGEPRTPAEEITALLHRPEHMVRPELAGHPAHLHIDLLPPWQGRGHGRALMRTLLDAFHEAGVPAVHLCMVQANTRARAFYDRLGFRLLPIADPAPIWYLGRPTARDAAL
- a CDS encoding ArsR/SmtB family transcription factor, producing MQVPLYQAKAEFFRMLGHPVRIRVLELLQNGPVPVRELLNEIEIEPSNLSQQLAVLRRSGIVISIRDGSTVSYALAGGDVAELLRAARRILTELLAGQSELLAELRHADTPG